The Bordetella sp. FB-8 genome includes a window with the following:
- a CDS encoding RNA-binding S4 domain-containing protein: protein MEKIRLDKWLWAARFYKTRSIAVDEIGKGRVHVNGAVGKPSREVGPGDLVSIRKQDLVFHIEVRGVSGARGPAPVARLLYEETPESIKARERAATLRKLAPEPALDLREGRPTKKDRRTIDGFRGR from the coding sequence ATCGAGAAAATCCGCCTGGACAAATGGCTGTGGGCCGCGCGCTTCTACAAGACGCGCAGCATTGCCGTCGATGAGATCGGCAAGGGGCGGGTCCATGTGAACGGCGCGGTGGGCAAGCCTTCGCGCGAAGTGGGGCCTGGCGACCTGGTCAGCATCCGCAAGCAGGATCTGGTGTTCCATATCGAGGTGCGCGGCGTAAGCGGCGCGCGCGGCCCGGCGCCGGTGGCGCGCCTGCTGTACGAGGAGACGCCGGAGAGCATCAAGGCGCGCGAGCGCGCCGCTACGTTGAGAAAACTGGCGCCCGAGCCGGCGCTGGACCTACGCGAAGGCCGGCCGACCAAGAAGGACAGGCGTACGATCGACGGTTTTCGGGGGCGTTAG
- a CDS encoding CDP-diacylglycerol diphosphatase, which produces MSRMSASTRRILQAATGLAITAALLLGCQAVVYVHNPDALWQIVSQSCVPSDAAGKGPGKCAKVSPDGYALLKDIRGQGQYLLIPTARVAGMESPALSQPGAPDYFLDAWENRDFVSKALDAHVPDALMSLAINSAKGRSQNQLHIHIDCMSQAMRNALSAYDDAAPGTWVDARLNNHFYRLMRVASATAKRVHPYDRVLKQAEAQGQAIGDHAIFMATAPGGFFVVDGYYQARGQNANPGSAEELQDHSCKDVGK; this is translated from the coding sequence ATGTCACGCATGTCCGCAAGCACACGGCGGATCCTGCAGGCCGCGACAGGCCTGGCCATCACGGCAGCGCTGCTCCTCGGTTGCCAGGCGGTCGTCTACGTCCACAACCCCGATGCACTGTGGCAGATCGTCAGCCAGTCGTGCGTGCCGTCGGACGCCGCCGGCAAAGGGCCGGGCAAATGCGCCAAGGTGAGCCCGGACGGCTACGCCCTGCTCAAGGACATACGCGGCCAGGGGCAGTATTTGCTGATACCCACCGCGCGCGTGGCGGGCATGGAAAGCCCGGCGCTCTCACAGCCCGGCGCACCCGACTACTTCCTCGATGCCTGGGAAAACCGGGATTTCGTCAGCAAGGCCTTGGACGCGCACGTGCCGGACGCCTTGATGAGCCTGGCGATCAACTCGGCCAAGGGGCGTTCGCAGAATCAGCTGCACATCCATATCGACTGCATGTCGCAGGCCATGCGCAATGCCTTATCCGCCTATGACGACGCGGCGCCGGGAACGTGGGTGGATGCGCGCTTGAATAATCATTTCTATCGACTGATGCGCGTTGCATCCGCCACGGCGAAGCGCGTGCATCCCTACGATCGAGTGCTGAAGCAGGCCGAAGCCCAGGGGCAGGCCATCGGCGATCACGCCATCTTCATGGCAACCGCGCCGGGCGGGTTCTTCGTGGTGGATGGGTACTACCAGGCCCGCGGCCAGAATGCCAATCCGGGTTCGGCCGAAGAACTGCAGGATCACAGCTGCAAGGACGTGGGCAAGTAA
- a CDS encoding BrnT family toxin translates to MIAKKNRINSIARGVFLAEAANLDGETAIFWLDARQDDGKDRYVALGYIAARLYCVVYTNRTDARRIINLRKANLREERRDAQTQTWSH, encoded by the coding sequence TTGATCGCGAAAAAAAACAGGATCAACAGTATCGCCCGGGGCGTTTTCTTGGCCGAGGCTGCAAATCTTGATGGTGAGACGGCCATTTTCTGGCTCGATGCACGACAAGATGATGGCAAAGACCGCTACGTCGCATTGGGCTACATCGCCGCGCGCTTGTACTGCGTGGTCTACACGAATCGGACGGACGCGCGGCGCATCATCAACCTGCGTAAGGCCAATTTGCGCGAGGAAAGGCGCGATGCCCAAACTCAAACCTGGTCACATTAG
- a CDS encoding BrnA antitoxin family protein, giving the protein MPKLKPGHISPTPKEDALIRKQIEADPDAWCPTDEEWERIKPTVRAGVGRPKAEATQERIAIRLSPGVLETFRASGAGWQTRIDAALRDWLRTHKLG; this is encoded by the coding sequence ATGCCCAAACTCAAACCTGGTCACATTAGTCCTACGCCGAAAGAAGATGCGCTGATCCGCAAGCAAATAGAAGCGGATCCGGACGCTTGGTGCCCGACGGATGAGGAATGGGAGCGCATAAAACCGACGGTGCGTGCCGGCGTCGGCCGCCCCAAAGCCGAAGCCACCCAAGAGCGCATCGCGATCCGGCTGTCGCCCGGCGTGCTGGAGACATTCCGCGCATCCGGCGCGGGCTGGCAGACGCGCATCGACGCGGCGCTACGCGATTGGCTGCGCACGCACAAGCTGGGTTGA